A region from the Aegilops tauschii subsp. strangulata cultivar AL8/78 chromosome 5, Aet v6.0, whole genome shotgun sequence genome encodes:
- the LOC109750999 gene encoding putative BPI/LBP family protein At1g04970, protein MVARLLLLLLTLLFSTPSPAAASPHISAVISQSGLDFAKDLLVPRAADTLAHLSVPDIERSVSIPIIGAVRTVASRIVLGGVAVANSTVAAGDTGVVVAASLSSVNLTMEWSYSYSSWLVEISDSGNASIQVEGMDVGVSMGLKNENGSLKLFVMECGCYMKDLDITLNGGSSWFYQGFIDAFSNHIRSSVENAITNKIVESASKLDHFLGGLPKEINVDRVAAMNVTFVNDPRFISSSVEFDIDGLFIPSDKTAPQSDINFGDTKLAPALGSSSNMLWISLDEDVFNSVSALYFKAGLLQHLVDKVPDQFLLNTASWRFLIPRLYRKYPNKDMLLNISAISPPSVRINVGRIDTTVDLDVIVIVLGSDDIVPVACISLSVAVSGRASVSGNNLVGEVELNYFSFDLKWSDIGKLHTGIVQSVMRIVLKNLFVPYVNSYLGQGFPLPIIKGFVIRDAYILTSYSSIIVSSDVSFIEPMNRSGIKHVLGSVSEDPAVTMLFH, encoded by the exons ATGGTCGcccgtctcctcctcctcctcctcaccctccTATTCTCCActccctcccccgccgccgcctcgccgcacATCTCCGCCGTCATCTCCCAGTCCGGCCTCGACTTCGCCAAGGACCTGCTCGTGCCCCGAGCCGCCGACACCCTCGCTCATCTGAGCGTACCCGACATCGAGCGGTCCGTGAGCATCCCCATCATCGGCGCCGTCCGCACGGTCGCCTCCCGCATCGTGCTTGGCGGCGTGGCAGTCGCCAACTCCACCGTCGCCGCCGGCGACACGGGGGTCGTGGTGGCCGCGTCCCTGTCCAGCGTCAACCTCACCATGGAGTGGAGTTACTCGTACAGCTCCTGGCTCGTTGAGATCTCTGACAGTGGGAATGCTTCGATTCAG GTTGAAGGAATGGACGTTGGGGTTTCCATGGGGCTGAAGAATGAAAATGGATCACTAAAACTATTTGTTATGGAATGTGGCTGTTATATGAAAGACTTGGACATAACACTGAATGGAGGATCCTCTTGGTTTTATCAAGG ATTCATAGATGCTTTTAGCAATCATATCAGATCATCTGTGGAAAATGCGATTACGAACAAAATAGTGGAGAGTGCATCAAAGCTCGACCATTTCCTAGGAGGCCTTCCAAAGGAAATTAATGTTGATAGAGTCGCTGCTATGAATGTGACATTTGTTAATGATCCACGCTTCATTAGTTCCTCTGTTGAgtttgatatagatggactatttatTCCATCTGATAAAACTGCTCCTCAGAGTGATATAAATTTCGGTGATACCAAACTTGCACCAGCCCTTGGCAGCTCCTCAAACATGCTGTGGATTTCATTGGACGAAGATGTTTTCAACTCGGTTTCAGCTCTCTACTTCAAG GCTGGTTTACTACAACATTTGGTGGACAAGGTTCCCGATCAGTTTCTTTTGAACACTGCTAGCTGGAGGTTTTTGATTCCAAGGTTGTACCGTAAATATCCAAACAAGGATATGCTGCTGAACATTTCTGCTATATCACCTCCCTCTGTGAGGATTAATGTGGGTAGAATTGACACCACAGTGGACTTAGATGTCATAGTAATTGTATTGGGTTCTGATGATATAGTTCCAGTTGCATGCATATCACTG TCAGTTGCTGTTTCTGGACGTGCAAGTGTTTCTGGGAATAATCTTGTGGGAGAGGTTGAGTTAAATTATTTCTCGTTCGACTTGAAGTGGAGTGACATTGGCAAACTTCATACTGGTATAGTGCAG AGTGTGATGCGCATCGTCCTGAAAAATTTGTTCGTGCCCTATGTGAACTCGTATCTTGGACAAGGTTTCCCGTTGCCCATCATCAAGGGCTTCGTCATCAGAGATGCTTATATCCTCACCTCATACTCAAGCATAATCGTTAGCTCTGATGTTTCCTTCATCGAACCAATGAATAGATCTGGAATAAAGCATGTTCTTGGATCAGTCAGCGAAGATCCGGCAGTCACCATGCTATTTCATTGA